In Geminocystis sp. NIES-3709, a single genomic region encodes these proteins:
- a CDS encoding O-antigen ligase: protein MIVKDSLTNYFILLSGLIIVSCVFAYNKGEAWLGIAHLIPFFFLFLSLRTLITNYFHLYYIIFPIIFNSIIICFLGIGEVKFGWQTYDFIYKTLGWRLIAYGTPEGRMSSVFPHANPLSLYLTTALFFTLGLLIDRWKKNKFDQINFFLIFTLFFNSISLILTSSRNGWMITFLGFLAFAIYLQWHFILQLLTMGTIFISWASFGDLPGQSLLRKIIPSFVWARLSDQMYPDRPLSTLRSTQWDFCLDLIKNKPFFGWGLRNFSILYEEKTATYLGHPHNFFLMIGAETGLITLVVMMFIISKILWRGIIILTKFKSEKNKTIILFSYLVIFCGYVIYNLFDVSLFDLRLNILAWVILASISGINNIYNYSFNSNSIEKDNRY, encoded by the coding sequence ATGATCGTAAAAGATTCTCTTACTAATTACTTTATTTTATTATCAGGATTAATCATAGTTTCCTGTGTTTTTGCTTATAATAAAGGAGAAGCATGGTTAGGAATTGCTCATCTTATTCCTTTCTTTTTCTTATTTTTAAGTTTAAGAACTTTAATTACTAATTATTTCCATCTTTACTATATTATCTTCCCAATTATTTTCAATTCAATTATTATTTGTTTTTTGGGTATTGGAGAAGTTAAATTCGGTTGGCAAACTTATGATTTCATCTATAAAACTTTGGGATGGAGATTAATTGCTTATGGTACACCAGAAGGGCGTATGTCGTCTGTTTTTCCTCATGCAAATCCTTTGAGTTTATATTTAACCACAGCTTTATTTTTTACCTTAGGATTATTAATTGATAGATGGAAAAAAAATAAATTTGATCAGATAAATTTTTTCTTAATTTTTACGTTATTTTTTAACAGTATATCTTTAATTTTAACCAGTTCTCGTAATGGTTGGATGATTACATTTTTAGGTTTTTTAGCTTTTGCTATTTATCTTCAATGGCACTTCATTTTACAGTTATTAACTATGGGTACAATTTTCATAAGTTGGGCATCTTTTGGTGATTTACCCGGACAATCTTTATTAAGAAAAATTATACCAAGTTTTGTATGGGCAAGATTATCTGATCAAATGTATCCCGATCGACCTTTATCTACGTTAAGATCTACTCAATGGGATTTTTGTCTTGATTTAATCAAAAATAAGCCTTTTTTTGGATGGGGATTAAGAAATTTCAGTATTTTATATGAGGAAAAAACCGCCACTTATTTAGGACATCCTCATAACTTTTTTTTGATGATTGGTGCCGAAACGGGATTAATTACTTTAGTGGTGATGATGTTTATTATTAGTAAAATTTTATGGAGAGGAATAATCATATTAACTAAGTTTAAATCAGAAAAAAATAAAACCATAATTTTATTTAGTTATCTCGTAATTTTTTGTGGTTATGTTATTTATAATTTATTTGATGTTAGTCTTTTTGATTTAAGACTTAATATTTT
- a CDS encoding DDE-type integrase/transposase/recombinase has product MGHDPWDQIKEEIILLCVQWYLTERLSYSQLKIVMQQRGFKLDPRTINNLVTEYSPLAMKRFKETERRRKKGWRVIQIPFKMQGRKKYLYRALDAQGNTLDFIITGRRSKEQAKNFFEKTISKNSQINTTKILSKREKASIQNNNLLSKFFIIVILSSLGIFVFNQVAKYTENNNHQFQNNSSANFNSYF; this is encoded by the coding sequence ATGGGTCATGATCCCTGGGATCAAATTAAAGAGGAAATAATCTTATTATGTGTTCAGTGGTATCTTACAGAAAGATTAAGCTATTCTCAATTGAAAATAGTTATGCAACAAAGAGGTTTTAAACTCGATCCTCGTACGATTAATAATCTCGTTACTGAATATTCTCCTTTAGCGATGAAAAGATTTAAAGAAACAGAAAGAAGACGTAAAAAAGGATGGAGAGTTATACAAATACCTTTTAAAATGCAGGGACGTAAAAAATATTTATATCGAGCTTTAGATGCCCAAGGAAACACTTTAGATTTTATCATTACAGGCAGAAGAAGTAAAGAACAAGCGAAAAATTTTTTTGAAAAAACTATCTCTAAAAATTCTCAAATAAATACAACTAAAATTCTATCAAAAAGAGAGAAAGCCTCTATTCAAAATAATAATTTATTGAGTAAATTTTTTATCATAGTTATACTTTCATCTTTAGGTATTTTTGTGTTTAATCAAGTAGCTAAATATACAGAAAATAATAATCATCAGTTTCAAAATAATTCTTCTGCAAACTTTAATTCATATTTTTAA
- a CDS encoding energy-coupling factor ABC transporter ATP-binding protein codes for MTAIFIHNLCFQYNNYKVFDNVSLTVSTNSKVGLIGANGAGKTTLFLSICGVLNPNKGEIKLFNKTIFPNNFYPEIGLVFQNPDDQLFCPTVKDDIIFGAENLGLSSEEIDKKLMEVLRSTGIEHLQNRIPHELSGGEKCMVAIASVLIMNPQIILYDEPSANLDLKARRRLINFLQSSCQTILISSHDLELILEVCDRVIVMNKGKIVGDGNPREIMSDGDLMTENNLEIPPSLKKK; via the coding sequence ATGACGGCTATTTTTATTCATAATTTATGTTTTCAATATAATAATTATAAAGTATTTGACAATGTATCTTTAACAGTAAGTACCAATAGTAAAGTTGGTTTAATCGGTGCAAATGGAGCAGGAAAAACTACTTTATTTTTATCAATTTGTGGTGTTTTAAATCCCAATAAAGGAGAAATAAAGTTATTTAATAAAACTATATTTCCAAATAATTTTTATCCCGAAATAGGTTTGGTTTTTCAAAATCCTGATGATCAATTATTTTGTCCAACTGTGAAAGATGATATTATTTTTGGTGCTGAAAATTTAGGTTTATCTTCAGAAGAAATAGATAAAAAATTAATGGAAGTTTTACGATCGACAGGGATTGAACACCTACAAAATAGGATACCTCATGAGTTATCAGGAGGAGAAAAATGTATGGTAGCAATCGCATCGGTTTTAATTATGAATCCTCAAATTATTTTGTATGATGAGCCTAGTGCTAATTTAGATTTAAAAGCAAGACGTAGATTAATTAATTTTCTACAATCTTCTTGTCAAACCATCTTAATATCTTCCCATGATTTAGAGTTAATTTTAGAAGTATGCGATCGAGTAATTGTGATGAATAAAGGTAAAATTGTTGGTGATGGCAACCCTAGAGAAATTATGAGTGATGGTGATTTAATGACAGAAAATAACTTAGAAATTCCTCCTTCTTTAAAGAAAAAGTAA